A segment of the Nitrospina gracilis 3/211 genome:
ATGTGTTTGGCCACCCAGGCTCGGCAGTGCGCCGGCCCCAGTTCGCGGAACCCTTTCAACCGCCCGCCCCAGTGCATGGCCAGCAGGCGGTAGCATTCGCGCGCCAGCAGGTCCTCCTTTTCACGAAGCCGTTCCGGCTCGACCCGGATTGAGGTACCGAGCCAGGCGTCCTCGCCGAAAACACGCATGGCGGCGAAGCGGAACGCGCGGTAGCCGTCTTCATAAAACTTGAGGGTGCGTTTCAGGTCGTCGTGTGAACCGGGCCGGTCGCCGTGTCCCGGCACATAGGCGAGGAAATCCATCTGGTTCAACCGTTCCAGCACCAAAACCCGGCGCTCGATGGGCTCGCCTTTTTCCAAATGCGGCACCCAGTTGGGAATGGCACGGTCGGGAAGCAACCCCACTTTCAGGTCCGGCACGAGCACCAGCGTGTCGCCGTTGCCTTCGCCGCCGATGTGGTGTAATTCCAGCGTCATGAATTCGGTCGCCAGCCGGTAATCAGTGGTGAAGCTCATGTGCGGCAGCGGGACCTTTGCGGGGTTGTTTTGCTTCAGGCGGAGGGCGATGACCTCCTGCGCGATGACCGTCACCTTGTCGCCGAAGCGCGAGGCGTCGCCGATGTGCCGCGGGCTGTCGTTGGAATACACGATCACCGTCACCGGAAGTTCCGTCACCTCACGCATGGCTTTTTTGATGAGTTCCGCCGAGCCGAAAAGGGGATCGACCAGCACCACCCCGTCCGCCGTCACGGCAAACAGGGTGCAATCGGTGCCGTTCGAAAAAAAGTACACGTCCTTGGCCAGCGGTTTCAGCAGGTAACCTTTTTCCGGAAGCGTGGACAGCACCCCCTCCTTATCCGAAAACGCGGAAACGGGTTCGATCAACGCGTGCAGGGGATGGTTTTCTTCGGGAACGCTTTTTTGAACGGCGGGTTTGGTTGCACAGCCCCACCCGAAACCCACAAAAACCAGAAACAGCAGAACGAACGTACGGCTGGCGGGACCCATGCGGCGGGGATTATACATTTTCGCGGGAATTTGATACACTGCTCGTGACTTTCTCCAAATACGAGGCGACCGTTTACAAAGTATTGCAGGCATTTCGCCGCCTGGCAACCTAATTTGAGGAGGCCCCGATGGATCGACGACGCATTTCCCTTTTTGCTGTACTTGTGATGCTGGCTGGACTGACCGCCTGCGGCACCGTGGGCCGCGACTTCGACAACACGAACGTCGAAAACATCCACAACAACGTCACCACCAAAGCCATGATCGAGGAATGGTTCGGCGAACCTCATTCCACCGGCCTGCAGAACGGCCTGATGATGTGGACATATCAATACGACCGCTACAGCGCGTTCGGCAAGGACTGCTCGAAAGAACTGGTGGTGTTGTTCGATGCGAACGAAAAAGTGAAAGCCTACCGTTACAGCACCAACATCGAAGAAGACAAGAAAGAATAACGCCCCCTCCCCCGCCTTCCCGGCGGGGTGGAACGCATCTTCCCTCATGACCCCATTTTCGCTTTACGTGTTTGACTTCGACGGCACGCTCGTTGACACCAAGCTCGACATCGCCCATTCGGTCAACCTCGCCCTGCAGGAAATGGGACGCGAGCCGTTGCCCAAGGAAGTCACCTTCGGCTACGTCGGCCGCGGCGTGCGCCACCTCATGACGCAGGCGCTGAACGGCGACGGCGGTGACAGCGATCTCGAACGCGCCGTCTCGCTGTTCATGAAGCATTACGAACAGCACCTGATGGACCAGACCGACTTCTTTCCCCACTGCCGCGACCTCATGGATCACTACGCGGACAAACAACTCGCCGTGGTGTCCAACAAACCGGAAAAATTTGTCGAGCGGATCCTGGTCGAACTGAACAGCCGGGAGGCGTTCCAGAGCATCGTCGGCGGCGACACGTTCGAGAACAAGAAACCGGACCCGATGGGCCTGCGTCATGTGATGCAGGTGGCGGGATTGAATCCGGAGGACGTGCTGATGGTGGGCGACAGCGAGGTGGATGTCGCCACCGCCCGCGCGGCGGGCGTGAAAGTGTGCGGCGTCACCTACGGCCACGCATCAAGGGAAGAGATGGCATCCTACCACCCCGACTGGCTCATCGACGACATCCGCGAGATGAAGGAGTTGTTTGGATGAACAAAGCTTTTCTAAATTTAAATTATTAATTTGTTTTTTAAGATAATTAAGGAACCCTCTTAAAAAGAATGCATTTTTAACAGATTGAAAATATACCTTAAGAAAGGTTTTGAAAAAGCTTTGCGCAACTAAGGGTTCTCATAAATGGTCTATCCAGATTTAAATTGGTATACCTCTATTAGCAAGGAAAATAGTCTGATTCCACGTTGCCCCTTCGCTACCGTTACTGAATGCCCTAGGTTTTTTCAAAGTCTTTCTTTATTAAAAGAGCTGGGGACAACCGAATTATCTCCTCAAGAGGACGAAAAACTTCTCAACCTATGGGAAAAATCTGATCTTTGGCCAAAAATTAAAGAGGAGGCTACTTCCGTATGGGGTGGGAAATATAAAAATTTATCGAACTTCTGCCCGGAAGTTTCATACTTAAGATACGGTTTATTTGCGTCCGATTTACATAGTTATAGCGATGAAATAGACTTAGAAGTAGCACACCACCGACTTGGGAATCAGAAAAGTTTAGTTGAAGATTGGAGGTGGGAATGGGAAAAAATAAGAGAAATGCACTATACCGACTGCCCCTTATATTCACCTCTAAAGTTTCGCTCAAGTCTCAATTCTAAAACTGAATCAAAAATATTGAGCTTAACCCCTAGTCTCTACGGAATAAAATTGGATATACCGGCTTTGTGGCACCGTAAAATAAAGCCATGGTTAGATCGTCTAATACGTTAACCACATTTGAGAAAAAGGCTAACTGCACATTAAATATACAAATTAATTCTTTCGATGCTTTTCCATCCATTCTCTGGCTAACCTTTGCGCTTCGGCGACTTGCTCTTTTGTCATAAGTTTTTCAACTTGATCCCTATTGATTCGACCAAATGAATATCCCATTGCTGACCCAATATTAAACCACATGTGAGCTTTTATATAATCTTGAGGAAAACCTTTCCCATTTGAATACATTAGCCCAAGGCTATTAAAAGCATTACCAAATGAATATTCTGAAAACAAATGATTCCAAAACTCAAGCTCAATTGGAAGCTTAGCCACTTCCCGTTTTGCGGCCTCACGGTACCATTTGATTGCCTCTCTATAATTTTGAGGCATACCTATCCCATATTCATACATGTAACCAAGCTTAAATTGGGCAATCGGAAAATCTTGATCGGCCGCCTTGCGATACCATTTAATAGCCTCCGCATAATCTTGTGAGGGCCACCAAATATTATCGTCTTCAAATAATTCCCCAAGAAGATATTGAGCCAATACATTATTCCCCTGATCTGCAGCCTTACGATACCAATGATAGGCTTCCTTATTTTCCTTGCTTACAAGCTCGTTATACTTCTCTTGAGACCAATCTTGGGACCAATCAAATGAATTTATATTGTGTAATTCTCTCCGATCATATATCCGTCCTAACTTTGCCTGAGCCATAGAACTTCCCTGCTCTGCAGCTTCACGAAAGGATTTAGCTGCCTTACGAAACCATTCTAAAGATTTTTTCAAATCTTTAGAAAAATTTTCCCCACGCAAGTACATAAATCCCAAAAGCCACTGTGCATCTGCATTACCTTGATTTGCACATGACCTAAGCTTTCCGTACTCGCTGTGTTTATAAGCTTCAAAAGCGTTACATTTATGTTCCTGAGCATTAAGCGGTGTTATAAAAATTAGAATAACGGTAATAGCTATAAAAAATTTAGGTAACTGCAAAGAATTTGCCTCAAAAGTAATTTGCTGCATTGTCAGCTTTTTATATGATTCGAAAGATCCAAGTTAATTTGAGTAATTTATCTCAAGTAAACCTTAAGTTGGACCCATCTTCCAAATACAGCTCAATCGCTTCTTTGATGTTTGCGATGGCTTCTTCGCGGGTTTCGCCCTGGGAAATACAACCACGGAGGGAGGGAACATAAACGGTGAAACCGCCTCCTTCCTGCGGTTCCAGAACGATGGCGAGTTTCATAGAGTTACCCTTGATTGAATAGGGATATTTTTGTGTCCTTAAATTATAGGCATAGTGGGCAAAACTGGCAAACCGGGTTTGAATTTCTCACTTCCCGCCCTGAATCCACCCACCGCAGGCAACCAAACATAACCCTTTGTTTTAAAGCCCTTTCTATCACCCTAACTCTTGACTTTACCGTGAGTTGGGCCTAGAATTTCTGCTTCCATGAAATCCGAATCCGACGCCCGCCAATCCATCTACCTCATCGCCGTCTGCGGCACCGGCATGGCTTCGCTCGCGGGCCTGCTTAAAAAAGCGGGCCACCGCGTTCTGGGCTCCGACGCCAACATCTACCCGCCGATGAGCACCCTGCTGGAACAGATGGGCATCGAAATCCGCCCCGGCTACAAGGCAGACAACATCACCGGCGACATCGACCTCGTCGTCGTCGGCAACGCGGTCTCGAAGGACAACGCGGAGGTCCTCGCCGTCCAGCAGGCGGGCATCCCGTACATCTCGTTCCCGCAGGCGCTGGCGCGGTTCTTCCTTGAAGGGCGCACCTCGCTCGTGGTCACCGGCACGCACGGCAAAACCACCACCACCGCGCTCCTCGCGTGGGTGTTCGAGGCGGTGGGACGCAAGCCGGGCTTCATGGTCGGCGGCTGGCACAAGAATTTCGACAGCAATCATCAAGTCCCGCAGGGCGATTTCTTCATCACCGAAGGCGACGAATACGACACCGCATTCTTCGACAAGGGGCCGAAGTTCCTGCACTACCGCCCGCACGGCGCAATCTTGACCGGCATCGAGTTCGACCACGCGGACATCTACCGCGACCTCGACCACATCAAGGACGCCTTCCGCCGCTTCGTGGAAACCGTTGACCCGGAGGGCTTCCTTCTGGTGGAATGTGCCGACGGCAACATCAAGGACGTGCTGGAGGGCGCGCGATGCAAGGTAGAGACCTACGGCTTCAGCAAGGACGCGGACTGGCACATCGCCTCCTTCGCCTGCACCGACGGCGTCAGCGAGTTCGACCTGCACCATCAGGGACGCTACATCGCGCGCTTTTCTTTGCCGATGATCGGCCGTCATAATGTTCTCAACTGTGCGGCGGTTATCGCGGTGGCGCGGAACTCCGGCATCTCGGTGGAAGAGATCGCCTCCGCCCTGCCCTACTTCAAAGGCATCAAACGGCGGCAGGAAGTGGTCGGCGAGGCTGACGGCGTGGTGGTGATCGACGATTTCGCGCACCACCCAACGGCAATCGACCTCACCCTCGAGGCGGTGAAGGAAGCTTGGCCGGAGCGCACGCTGTGGGCGGTGTTCGAGCCACGCTCGGCCACCTCCAAGCGCAACGTGTTCCAGTCGCGCTTTCCCGACAGCTTCCTGAAAGCGGACAGGACGGTGATCGCGGCGGTGCCTGCGCCCGAAAAGATAAAAGACGATGAACGGCTCGATCCTGCCGCCATTGCCGAAGCCCTCAAAGCGCGCGGCAAAGAGGCCTGGCATATTGAGTCGGTGGCGGGTATCGTGGACCATATCGCACAACACCACACGTCGAACGACGTCGTGCTGGTGATGTCGTCCGGCGGCTTCGACGGCATCCACCAGAAACTGCTCGACCGGCTGGGAGCACAATGAACACGCTTGGGAAACTGAAACTCGATCTGATGGGACGCGGCGTCGTGCTGCCTGAAGCGGTGCGCAAGGACGAACTCGTCGCCGCCTCGATGTACAAGGACCGCGGGCGCGACGAGTTGGCGTTTTTGCTGTCGGAGGATTTCTTCGTGCGCGCGGCGGTGCAGTCGGAGGGCGCGGACAGTCCGACGCTTCATATCGAGAAGGACCGCTTCGTACTCAGCCACGGTCCGGGCGAAACCACTGTGCGGCTCATCCCGCCGCCGCAGTTTCTGCAGGTGGCCGATCCGGCAAAAAAACCGGTGGCGGCGAACATTCAAATGGACGGCTACTGCCTGAACCTGTTCCTGCGCTCCGACCCCAAGACCGAAAAGCTGAACATGCCGGAACGCGACATCATCTCCCTCATCCGCTCGGCGTTCGAGGAAGGCGTGGCCGACCTCGTGCAGTTGAACCTGGAGTTCTGCGAAAAGGAAGACCGCTGTCTGCACGCCATGACGCCGGTTATGAAAAGCATCAAGAAAAATTTCCGCACCTTCGTCGCCCTGCGCGGCTTTTTGCCGGACGACCTGGCGACCATCGACCACATGTACGCCGCCGGGGTGGATATCATGGTGTTTGCCTTCACAGGCGGCGGTCATTCGAGCGAAAAAGAACAACGCGCGCTGGAATACTCGACGGGGGTGTTCACGCCGGGGTCGGTGTTCATCGAGGTCGGGTTCGGGCACGGCGACCTGTCGGCGGTGCAGGATCAACTCACCCACCTGACGAAAATGGGCGTCATCCCGCTTCTCAAACTTCCGGAGGACGGTGTGCGCGACCCGGCGGAGTTCGAGCGCATCCACACGCTGGTGGAGCATCTCGCAAAGAGCGCGCAGAAGGATCGCCTCAACCTGAAATGGCTGTATCCGTCCGGGCGGATGGTGACCCCACTCGACGCGCCGTTTTTCATGGAACCGCCGGAGACCGCCCGGCTGGCCCTGCGACCCGTGTACAAATCGCGCCTCGGCCGCACTGCGCTGGAAGGCTTCGCCGCCCTGCGCCGCAAACTGCGCGTCAAAAACATCAGCGACTCGTACGAGTCCGCCGGCCTGTAAGCCCCTGTAAGTTTTCCCCGACCGCACCGACTCACCTCCCAAGCGGCCCCAACCGGGCCCTAATGAAGTTGAACCGTAAATTCCCTTTCTGTTAGGATGGCACTATGGAACTCGCACCGAAGGTCCCCATTCCAGAGCAGGCGCCGGTGATCGAAAAGGTCCCGGAAGTGCCGATGACGGGGCTCGAAACCCTATGGCTCCAGATCGGTGGCACCTTGTGCAACCTCGCCTGCACGCACTGCTTCATCAGTTGCCATCCCAAAAACGACACCATCCCGTTCATGACGCTGGAGCAGACCCGCTGGCGGCTGGAGGAATCGAAGCGACTCAACGTGAAGGATTATTACATCACCGGCGGCGAGGTGTTTCTCAATCCGGAGATCTTCGAAATCCTGGAAGCCATTCTTGAATACGGGCCGTGCACCATCCTCACCAACGGCCTTCTTTTGACGCCGAAACGTGTCGAGCGGCTGGTTGAAATTCAAAACAAGGCCGCTCACGAAATGCATTTCCGCGTGAGCCTCGACAGTCTGGACGAGAAGGAAAACGACGCCATCCGCGGCGAAAACTGTTTCCGACTCGCGCTCCAAGGCATGGCCAATCTTTCCAAAGCGGGATTCTCGACGCACCTGACGATGGTGCGAAGCTGGGACGATGAGGAGGACGCCATCTGGGAAAAGAAAGCCCTCGCTTTCATGAAGGAACATCACGTGCCGGAACCGCAGGTGAAGTTCCTGCCCGGCTTCCTGATGGGCGAACTGGCGCGCACCGAACGCGGCTATCACGAAAACGAACGCGTCACTGAAAAATGTTTCGAGAACTATCCCATCACCAACTTGCAATGTTCGTCGTCGCGCATGGCGACGTCGCAAGGCGTGTACGTGTGCCCCATCCTCGTCGAAGAACCGTCTGCAAAAATGGGCGACACGCTGGAAGAAACGATGCGCCCGTTTCCCCTGGGTCATCCCGCGTGCTACACCTGCCGGATTTCCGGCATGACCTGCAAAAGCTGACCCCTCATTCCGGTCTGTTTCGTATTTCCATTTCCGGTTGAGTCCCCCCGGACCGCGTGCTAGCATGGATTCATTCCAGAATGCCACGCCCCAACAGGCGTCCGGCTCGCATGCATACCGGACTTTCATCCATAATAAGGAAAGCATCATGGCATTGGCCCATTCTACGATGGTTCCCCTGGGAACCCAGGCACCTGACTTTTCCCTGCCCGGCACCGACGGCAAAACGTACTCTCTGGACAGCTTCAAAGACACGGAAGTGCTGGTGATCATTTTCATGTGCAACCACTGTCCGTACGTGAAAGCGGTTCTGCCGCGGCTCATCGACCTGCAGAACAAATTCGCAGACAAAAGCGTGCAGATCGTAGGCATCAATTCCAACGATGCCGTGAAGTATCCGGACGACTCGATGGAAAACATGAAGAAGATCGCGATTGAAAAGAACATCCCGTTTCCATACCTGTTCGACGAGACGCAGGCCGTGGCGAAAACGTACGACGCCGTGTGCACACCGGATATTTACGTTTTCGGTCCGGAACGGAAACTCCTGTACCGCGGCCGCATCGACGACAACTGGGAGCATCCGGAACAGGTCACACGACGCGACCTGGAAGACGCCATCAACGCCATCCTCGATGGTCAGCCCATGCTGGAGGAACAGATTCCTTCGATGGGATGCTCCATCAAATGGAAATGAACGGATAACGAAATAATCTTATGAAACTGTCCCGCAAATGGTTCGTGACC
Coding sequences within it:
- a CDS encoding type II toxin-antitoxin system HicB family antitoxin, whose protein sequence is MKLAIVLEPQEGGGFTVYVPSLRGCISQGETREEAIANIKEAIELYLEDGSNLRFT
- a CDS encoding HAD-IA family hydrolase, with the translated sequence MTPFSLYVFDFDGTLVDTKLDIAHSVNLALQEMGREPLPKEVTFGYVGRGVRHLMTQALNGDGGDSDLERAVSLFMKHYEQHLMDQTDFFPHCRDLMDHYADKQLAVVSNKPEKFVERILVELNSREAFQSIVGGDTFENKKPDPMGLRHVMQVAGLNPEDVLMVGDSEVDVATARAAGVKVCGVTYGHASREEMASYHPDWLIDDIREMKELFG
- the mpl gene encoding UDP-N-acetylmuramate:L-alanyl-gamma-D-glutamyl-meso-diaminopimelate ligase; translation: MKSESDARQSIYLIAVCGTGMASLAGLLKKAGHRVLGSDANIYPPMSTLLEQMGIEIRPGYKADNITGDIDLVVVGNAVSKDNAEVLAVQQAGIPYISFPQALARFFLEGRTSLVVTGTHGKTTTTALLAWVFEAVGRKPGFMVGGWHKNFDSNHQVPQGDFFITEGDEYDTAFFDKGPKFLHYRPHGAILTGIEFDHADIYRDLDHIKDAFRRFVETVDPEGFLLVECADGNIKDVLEGARCKVETYGFSKDADWHIASFACTDGVSEFDLHHQGRYIARFSLPMIGRHNVLNCAAVIAVARNSGISVEEIASALPYFKGIKRRQEVVGEADGVVVIDDFAHHPTAIDLTLEAVKEAWPERTLWAVFEPRSATSKRNVFQSRFPDSFLKADRTVIAAVPAPEKIKDDERLDPAAIAEALKARGKEAWHIESVAGIVDHIAQHHTSNDVVLVMSSGGFDGIHQKLLDRLGAQ
- a CDS encoding thioredoxin family protein — protein: MALAHSTMVPLGTQAPDFSLPGTDGKTYSLDSFKDTEVLVIIFMCNHCPYVKAVLPRLIDLQNKFADKSVQIVGINSNDAVKYPDDSMENMKKIAIEKNIPFPYLFDETQAVAKTYDAVCTPDIYVFGPERKLLYRGRIDDNWEHPEQVTRRDLEDAINAILDGQPMLEEQIPSMGCSIKWK
- a CDS encoding radical SAM protein encodes the protein MELAPKVPIPEQAPVIEKVPEVPMTGLETLWLQIGGTLCNLACTHCFISCHPKNDTIPFMTLEQTRWRLEESKRLNVKDYYITGGEVFLNPEIFEILEAILEYGPCTILTNGLLLTPKRVERLVEIQNKAAHEMHFRVSLDSLDEKENDAIRGENCFRLALQGMANLSKAGFSTHLTMVRSWDDEEDAIWEKKALAFMKEHHVPEPQVKFLPGFLMGELARTERGYHENERVTEKCFENYPITNLQCSSSRMATSQGVYVCPILVEEPSAKMGDTLEETMRPFPLGHPACYTCRISGMTCKS
- a CDS encoding outer membrane protein assembly factor BamE, whose amino-acid sequence is MDRRRISLFAVLVMLAGLTACGTVGRDFDNTNVENIHNNVTTKAMIEEWFGEPHSTGLQNGLMMWTYQYDRYSAFGKDCSKELVVLFDANEKVKAYRYSTNIEEDKKE
- a CDS encoding tetratricopeptide repeat protein, encoding MQQITFEANSLQLPKFFIAITVILIFITPLNAQEHKCNAFEAYKHSEYGKLRSCANQGNADAQWLLGFMYLRGENFSKDLKKSLEWFRKAAKSFREAAEQGSSMAQAKLGRIYDRRELHNINSFDWSQDWSQEKYNELVSKENKEAYHWYRKAADQGNNVLAQYLLGELFEDDNIWWPSQDYAEAIKWYRKAADQDFPIAQFKLGYMYEYGIGMPQNYREAIKWYREAAKREVAKLPIELEFWNHLFSEYSFGNAFNSLGLMYSNGKGFPQDYIKAHMWFNIGSAMGYSFGRINRDQVEKLMTKEQVAEAQRLAREWMEKHRKN